GTAAGGAGCACAGCTTCTCGGTCGACCTGCAGCACGACAGGGGCGGCATGAACCGCCTGCTCGACGGACGGATCACCCCCGCGACGGGCGCGGTCCTGTTCGAGCGGATCGAGAACGACATCGATCGCGACGAGACTCGGCTCAAGGCCGACTACAAGAAGCCGCTGGGCGAGAATCGTTCGCTCAATCTTGGTTACGAGTTCGAAGGCCAAAATGCGGACTTCGATTTCATCGGTGCGCGCGGAACGGCCCTCAATGCGCTGGTGCCCCAGGCCAATCTCACCAATGCCTTCGATTTCTCGCAGGACGTCCACGCGCTGTACGGCACGGCGCAGTTCAACAGCGGCAAGTGGGAGTTCCAGCCGGGCCTGCGGCTCGAGCAGGTCGGGCTCGACCTGTTCCAGCGCACCGACAATGCCCGCTATGAGCAGGATTATTTCCGGGTCTATCCGACGCTGCATGTCGGGCGGGCGCTGAGCGAGCGGACCAAGCTGCGGGCGAGCTACAGCCGCCGCATCCAGCGGCCGGGCCCGTTCGAGCTCAACCCCTACATCTTCTATGCCGACGCCCGGAACATCCAGCGCGGCAACCCCAACCTCAAGCCCGAGGTGACCGACGCGTTCGAGACCTCCTTGCAATATCGCAAGGACGCGACCTTCCTGTCGCTGACCGGCTTCTATCGCCGCTCGCGCGACATGTTCACCGAGATCCTGCAGACGCTGCCCGACGGGGTGCTGCTGACCACCCGCGTTAACCTTGGCCGGGGCAGTCGAATGGGCGCCGACGCGATCATCAACGGGCGGCTCTCGAAGACGCTCAACTACCAGCTGTCGGGGACGGTACAGCGGATGGAACTCGATCCGCGCGGGATTGCCGGCACGTCCGGCAAGGTGTCGGGCGTCGTCGCGTCGGTCCGGGGCAGCGTCAACTGGCAGCCGAGCCCGAAAGATTTCCTTCAGATCAGCGGCAATTACAGTGGAAAGCAGTTGATCCCGCAGGGCTATCGGCTGGGCGGCGGGATCGTCAACGTCGGCTATCGGCGCAAGATCAACGACCAATTGTCGCTGCTGGTCACCGGGCAGAACATCCTCGACAGCGCCCGGCAGGAGATCGTAATCCGCACCCCGTCCTTCCGCGACCGGCTGAAGTTCAAGGTGCGCGGGCGGGCGGTGCTGCTCGGCCTCGCCTACAACTTCGGGCAGGGCAACGGCCGCAAGCGCCAGGATGACCGGTTCGACTTCGATCCCAGCGCGGGAAGCGTCGGGCAGTAAGCACTGAAAGGGGCCTCCCTATGTCGGGAGGTTCCACTCAGCCGGTGAACGGGTCGCGCACGAGGATAGTGTCGTCGCGATCGGGCGAGGTGCTGACCAGCGCCACCGGGCAGCGGATCAGCTCCTCCACGCGGCGGATGTACTTGATCGCCTGGGCCGGCAGGTCGGCCCAGCTGCGCGCGCCGACCGTGCTGTCGGACCAGCCGGGCATTTCCTCGTAGATCGGCTTCACCCGGGCCTGGTCAGCGGCGTGGGGTGGGAGATAGTCGAAGCGCTTGCCGCCGATCTCGTAGCCGACGCAGATCTTGACCGTGTCGAGCCCGTCGAGCACGTCGATCTTGGTCAGCGCGATGCCGGTGATCCCGCTGACCGCCGCGCTCTGGCGGACCAGCACCGCGTCGAACCAGCCGCAGCGGCGCTGGCGCCCGGTGACGGTGCCGAACTCACGGCCTCGCTCGCCTAGGCGCTGCCCGATTTCGTCCGAAAGTTCGGTCGGAAAGGGACCGGAGCCGACGCGGGTGGTGTAGGCCTTGACGATACCGAGCACGAAGCCCGCCGCGCCCGGTCCCATGCCGCTGCCGCTGCCGGTGGTTCCGGCGACGGTGTTGGACGAGGTGACGAAGGGGTAGGTGCCATGGTCGACGTCGAGCAGCACGCCCTGCGCGCCTTCGAACAGGATCCGGCGGCCGCGTTGCTTGGCCTCGTCGAGGTCGAGCCAGACCGGACGCGCGAATTGCAGCACGAAATCGGCGATCTCCGACAGGTCGCGCTTGAGCCGCTCGCGATCGACCGGCGGGTGGCCGAAGCCGGCGCGCAGGGCGTCGTGGTGCGCCGACACGCGGTCGAGCAACGGGTCGAGCTCATCGAGATGGGCGAGGTCGCAGACGCGGATGGCGCGGCGGCCGACCTTGTCCTCATAGGCCGGGCCGATGCCGCGGCGGGTGGTGCCGATCTTGCCCGCGCCGCTGGCGTCCTCGCGCAGCGCGTCGAGATCGCGGTGGATGGGGAGGATCAGAGGGCAGGTCTCGGCGATGCGCAGGACGTCGGGCTCGATCCGGATGCCCTGGCCGCGCAGTTTCTCGACCTCCTCGCGCAGCCACCAGGGGTCGAGCACCACCCCGTTGCCGATGATCGACAGGGTGCCGGTGACGATCCCGCTCGGCAGCAGGGACAGTTTGTAGACGTTTTCGCCCACCACCAGCGTGTGGCCGGCATTGTGCCCGCCCTGGAAGCGGACAACGCAGTCGGCGCGGCTGGCGAGCCAGTCGACGATCTTGCCCTTGCCCTCGTCGCCCCATTGGGCGCCGATCACGGTAACGTTACCCATGCGTAATCATTCCTGCTGCTGCATGAACGGCCGGCAAAGGCGTCGTTCAGGCGCGCTCCTATTGATTGTCGGGGGTGAGGTCCAGAACAGGGGATGATGATGGGCAGGACGCGGATCGGTCTGGCGATGCTGTCGGTGACAGCGCTGATCGCGGGAAGCGGGGCGTGGGGGCGGCGCGGCGGGACGGCTCCGGAGTGTGGGACGCTTGCGTTGCGGCAGTGCCTGCTGGCCGGCGCGAATCGCGGCAATTGCCTGGCATCGGTAATACAGTCGCTTCCGGACAGCTGCCGCAAGGCGATGAGCGAGCGGGCGGCGGCGCGGGCGGGCGGTCTTCCGGTTGGCTGGCGTGAGGAAGCCTATGGCAGCGATCCGCGCCAGAAGCTCGACTGGGCGCGGCCGGCGAACACGATTGGCAAGGCGCCGCTGCTGCTGTTCGTGCACGGCGGCGGCTGGTCGATCGGCGACAAGCGCATTTGCGCCGGGCAGAAGGGTGTGCATTATCTTGGCCAGGGCTGGGCCTTCGCCAGCACCAACTACCGGCTAGTGCCGCAGGCGCGGGTCGAGGAACAGGCGGCTGATGTGGCGGCGGCGATCGCCTTCCTGCGCCGCCAGCCAGGGATAGACCCCGACCGGATCGTGGTGATGGGGCATAGCGCCGGCGCGCATCTGGCGGCGCTGGTGGCGACCGATCCGGCCTATCTCAAGGCTGCCGGCGTGCCGATGAGCGCGGTGCGCGGCGTGGTGCTGCTGGACGGTGCCGGTTATGACGTCGGCGAACAGATGGCCGAGGCGCGCAATGCCGTGCAGTCGATGTACACCCAGGCGTTCGGGACCGACCCAAAGCGGCAAGCGGCGTTGTCACCCGCCCGCCATGCCGCCGCGCCCAATGCCGCCGAGTGGCTGATCCTGCCGGTCTCCTCCCGCCGCGATTCGACCGCGCAGAGCGAGAAACTGGCGCAACTGCTGCGCAAGGGTGGCAGCCGCGCCGCCGTGCTTGCGCAAGCGGGCAAGACTCACGCCAGCCTCAATCGCGAATTGGGAACGGACGGCGACCCGAGCACAGCGGCGGTCGACGCGTTCCTGGCCAGGCTGAAGTGACTTCAGCGCGCGACGGCTACAGCAGGGCGGAGATCGCCCAGCCGATCGAGCCCCAGCTCAGCGCCAGCAGTCCGCCCAGGACCAGGCCGCGGGTGCGCAGCGAATAGCGCTCGTCGATCGGGTCGACGGCAACCAGTTCGGTCGTCAACGTCTGCAGGCGACCGATGTCGAGGCCGGCGTCGGCATTTTCCGGCGGTGCGGCGACCGGGCTTTTGAGCAAGGCCGCACTGATGACGGCTGCCGGGATGCTGAGCTCGAACGCGCAGCCGTGGAAGTTGCCGCTGCTCCACACCACCGACGCCGCCGTCGGGCCGCGCTCGGGCAGGTCGACGAACAGCGTCTCGCCGCTGCACAGCGCCTGCGTGGTTTCGATCAGCAGTCCGGTCGGCGACAGGTCGTGGATCACCACCTCGATCCCGCTGTCGGACAGTACCGCCCCCAGCCGCAAGGCACGGCGCGAGGTGTAGCGGCGGTTGGCGGCGTCCAGCGGCGAGGCGGCTTGAACTGCAATCGACATAGGTGGCCCCGTGATGGTGTCCGGGGACCGTGGCGGTGAGGTGTTAACAGATCATCAAGCCGGAGGCGCGGGTGGTCGAATTAACTCCACCCGCGCTGCCTGCCGAGGGCCGTGGATGGCCGTCCCTAGAAGCTCAACGGCACAACCTCGCGCACGCCTTCCAGCGCGCACAATTTGGCGACGACGTCGGGTGTCACCGGATCGTCGACCGCGACCAGCGCCACCGCTTCGCCGCCGGCGGCGCGGCGGCCGAGGTTGAAGGTGGCGATGTTGATCCAGGCCTGGCCCAGCGCAGTGCCGAGCTTGCCGATGAAGCCCGGCGCATCGTTGTTGACGATGTACAGCATGTGGCCGGCAAGGTCAGCCTCCACCGCCACGCCGAAGATGTCGACCAGCCGCGGCGCCGAATTGCCGAACAGGGTTCCGGCGACGCAGCGCTCACCGCCCGGGGTCGAGGCGGTGACGCGGACGAGGGTGTGATAGTCGCCCTCGCGTTCGTGGCGGACTTCCTTGACGTCGAGCCCGCGTTCCTTGGCCAGGATCGGGGCGTTCACCATGTTCACGGTCTGGCTGTAGGTGCCCATCAGGCCGGCCAGCACGGCTCCCGTGATCGGCTTCTGGTTGAGCGCCGCGGCCGCGCCCTCGACCTCGATCGAGACGGCGCGGACCTGGTCGCCCAGCACCTGCCCGGCAAGCCGGCCGAGCTTTTCGGCCAGTGCCATGTAGGGCTTCAGCCGCGGCGCTTCCTCGGCCGACAGCGAGGGCATGTTGATGGCGTTGGTGACCCCGCCGAGCAGCAGGAAGTCGCTCATCTGCTCGGCGACCTGGATCGCGACATTGACCTGAGCCTCGGTGGTCGACGCGCCGAGGTGTGGGGTGGAAATGAAGCCCGGGGTGCCGAACAGCGGGCTGTCGGTGACAGGCTCGGTCTCGAACACGTCGAGCGCCGCGCCGGCGACTTGGCCGCTGTCGAGCGCATCCTTGAGCGCCGCCTCGTCGATCAGTCCGCCGCGGGCGCAATTGATGATCCGCACGCCCTTCTTGGTCTTGGCCAACGCCTCGCTGCTGAGGATGCCGCGGGTCTGGTCGGTCAGTGGGGTGTGGAGCGTGATGAAATCGGCCCGGGCGAGTAACTGGTCGAGCTCGACCTTCTCGATCCCCAGCTCCAGCGCGCGTTCGGGCGAGAGGAAGGGGTCGAAGGCGACCACTTTCATCTTGAGGCCGAGGGCACGCGACGCAACGATCGAACCGATATTGCCCGCGCCGATCAGGCCGAGAGTCTTGGCAGTCAGTTCGACCCCCATGAAGCGGTTCTTCTCCCACTTGCCGGCTTGCGTCGAGGCGTCGGCCTCGGGCAGCTGGCGGGCGAGGGCGAACATGAGGGCGATGGCATGTTCGGCGGTGGTGATCGAATTGCCGAACGGCGTGTTCATCACCACGATGCCGCGCTGGGTGGCGGCGGGAATGTCGACATTGTCGACCCCGATGCCGGCGCGGCCGATCACCTTCAGATTCTTGGCATGGTCGAGCAGCTTGGCCGTTGCCTTTGTCGAGGAGCGGATCGCGAGGCCGTGATAGTCGCCAATGATCTCGGCGAGTTCGTCCGGGGTCTTGCCGGTAATCTCGTCCACCTCGATCCCGCGTTCACGGAAGATGGCGGCGGCGCGGGGGTCCATCTTGTCGGAAATCAGTACGCGCGGAGTCATGCCCGGGTCTCCTCATAGGCCCAGTCGAGCCATGGCCCGAGGGCCTCGATGTCGGCGGAGTCGACGGTCGCGCCGCACCAGATGCGCAGCCCCGGCGGGGCGTCGCGGTAGCCGGCGATGTCGAAGGCGGCGCCCTGCTCCTCGAGGAGGGCGGCCATTTTCTTGATGCGGGCTTCGTCGGCGCCTTCGACGGTCAGGCAGACGCTGGTCTTCGAGCGCGAGGTCGGGTCGGCAGCGAGGTGGCCGAGCCAGTCGCGCGCCTCGACGATGCGGTTCAGCGCGGCAGCATTGGCATCACAGCGCGCGATGGCGCCGTCGAGGCCGCCGACGCTCTCGACCCATTCAAGCGCGGCGATCGCATCTTCGACCGCCAGCATCGAAGGAGTGTTGATCGTCTCGCCCGAGAAGACGCCTTCGATCAGCTTGCCCTTGGAGGTCAGGCGGAAGACCTTGGGCAGTGGCCAGGCGGGGACATAGCTTTCCAGCCGCTCAACCGCGCGGGGGCCGAGGATCAGGACGCCGTGCGCGCCTTCGCCGCCGAGCACTTTCTGCCAGGAGAAGGTGGCGACATCGATCTTGTCCCACGGAATGTCGTAGGCGAACACCGCACTGGTGGCGTCGGCGAAGCTAAGGCCTTCGCGGTCGGCGGCGATCCACTCGCCATTGGGAACGCGGACGCCCGAGGTGGTGCCGTTCCAAGTGAACAGGACGTCGCTCGACCAATCGACCTGCGCGAGGTCGGGCAGCGCGCCATAGTCGGCGCGGATCACGGTCGGATCGATCTTCAATTGCTTGACCGCATCGGTGACCCAGCCTTCGCCGAAGCTTTCCCACGCCAGTGCTGTGACGGGGCGCTGCCCGAGCATGGTCCACATCGCCATCTCGTAAGCGCCGGTGTCGGAGCCCGGGACGATGCCGATGCGGTGGGTGTCGGGAAGCCGCAGGTTCGCGCGCATTAGGTCGATGCAGCGCTTCAACCGCGCCTTGCCGATCTTGCTGCGATGGGAACGACCGAGGCTGTCGGTGGCGAGTGCGGATGCGGTCCAGCCGGGAGGCTTGGCGCACGGCCCTGAAGAGAAATAGGGGCGTTCCGGACGCACGTCCGGGGTAGGGTTCGTCATGTTCAAACTCTCCTTACAGAGAGCACGCGCCGCGTTGGGACGGCGTGGCCCGCGACCGCTGTACAGCATCGGGGCACCTGCGCAACCGCGATCCCGATTCTGTGGAGAAGTTCCCGATTTTCAGTCTGAAGCGTCTTGTTCCGGCTCAACTCATCGCTGTTCGGTCGCGACTCGTCCCGACGGGGGAACGAAAAGGTTGTGTTTGTTAACCGTAGCGGGTCTCTGAATGGTGTCCGGAGCGGCGGCGGGCACCGCTGCACCGGTCGGGGCTGGGGAGCTCCTGACCAGAAACGAAGTCGAGCACGCTGCTCCTTGAGCCAGCGCGAACGGACTTCATCGATGTGAACGAGCTAGGAGCTTCAGTTCTATGACGCATGCTATTCGAACAACGGGACTGCTCCGCAGCCGCGACCTGTTCGTGCATGACGGCTCCAAGCTCCGTCGCATTCGCCTCTCCGCCACCACCCAATTCGCTTTCTTCATCGCCGCTGCGCTGATGCTGGCCTGGTCCGCGTTCGCAGCCGCTCACTTCCTCGGCGGCGACAAGGCCGCCGTCGTATCGGGCGACACCGCCCAGCTGCAGCAGCTGGCCGTCGCGACCGAGCAGCGCGCCCGCCTGATCGAACAACGCCAGAAGGTGCTTGCGACCATGCTCGCCGGCGGCGACGTCGATCCTTCCGCCCTTCCCGAGACCAGCGACGCCTCGTCGCTTCCGGCCGCGATCGCCGCGCCGCTCGCCCGCGCCGAAACCCGGCTTGCGGCCGAAGAAGCCGCTGCTGCCGAGCGTCTCGAGCAGCGTTATCGCACCGCTACCCGCGAATTGAAGAAGCTCGGCCTGTCGCCCAAGCGTCTCGCTGTCGGCGGCCCGTTCGAACCGGCGACCAAGAGCGACCCGACCTTCAGGGCTTTGTTCAACAGCTGGAAGAAGCTCGACTCGCTGCAGGACGGCGTGATCGCGGTTCCGTCGGACAAGCCGGTAAAGACCGCCGAATTCACCTCCAGCTTCGGAGTCCGCAACGATCCGTTCGGCCGCGGCGCCGCGATGCACGCCGGGATCGACCTCGCCGGTCCGCACGGCACCCCGATCTACGCCACCGCCGACGGCACGGTCACCGACGCCGGCTTCAACAGCGGCGGTTACGGCAACCTCGTCAAGCTCGACCACGGACGCGGGATCGAGACCCGCTACGGCCACCTCGCGGCATTCAGCGTCCGTGCCGGCGACCGGGTCAAGCGCGGCCAGCTGATCGGCCGCATGGGCTCGACCGGCCGTTCGACCGGCAGCCACCTCCATTACGAAGTCCGGATCGACGGCCGTGCGGTCAATCCGATCCCGTTCATGCGCTCGACCGACTATCTGGCCTCGATCAAGAGCCGCAACGGCCACAGCATGGACCAGATCGCACTCGGCGGTCCGGGCCGCAGCAAGCGCTGACCCTGCGCTTGAGGGTGCCGGTCCCGCGCCCTACATGGGTCTTGTGACCAACCTCATCCTCACCGAATCCGCGGCGCGCCGCGTGGCGTTGATCGCCGACAAGCAGGCCAGGCCCCCCGTGCTTCGGCTGGCGGTCGACGGCGGTGGCTGCGCTGGCTTCACTTATCGCTTCGCGCTGGGCGAGCCAGAGGAAGGCGACACCGTCGCGGAGACCGCCGGTGTGCGGCTGGTAGTCGACCCGGTCAGCCTCGACCTCCTCGACGGCAGCGAGATCGATTATGTCGAGGATCTGGGCGGTTCGGCCTTCAAGGTCCGTAATCCCAATGCGGCCAGCGGCTGCGGCTGCGGCTCCAGCTTCGGAATCTGACGGCTCGCCTTGGGGCGTGAGGCTGGCTAAGTCCGGCCGATGAAGATCGCCACCTTCAACATCAACGGAATCCGCGCCCGCTTACCCCGCCTGCTCGAATGGCTGGAACGCGAGCAGCCCGACGTCGCCTGCCTGCAGGAACTGAAATGCGCCGACGAGTCGCTGCCGGTGCTCGACATCGAGGGCGCCGGCTATCGCGCGGTGTGGCACGGGCAGAAGGGCTTCAACGGCGTCGCCATCTTGGTCCGCGGGGAAAGCCCCAACCTGCGGCGGGTCGGACTGCCGGGCGACCCCGACGATACGCATTCGCGCTACATCGAGGCGGAGGTGAACGGCATCGTCATCGCGTCGATCTACCTGCCCAATGGCAATCCGGTGGGGACCGAGAAATTTCCCTACAAGTTGCGCTGGATGGAGCGGCTGCGCGAGCATGCGGCGGGGCTGCTGGCCGAAGAGCGACCGGTGATCCTGGCCGGCGACTGGAACGTGGTGACCGAGGACCGCGACGTCTTCTCGCCCGCGGCGATGAAGCATGACGCGTTGATGCAGCCCGAGACCCGCGCGGCATGGCGCCGGATCCTCAACCAGGGCTGGACCGACGCGTTGCGCGCGCTGCACCCTAAGGAAGAGCGGCTCTACACCTTCTGGGACTATACCGCCGGCTGCTGGCAGCGTGACGCGGGCTTTCGCATTGACCACCTGTTGCTCAGCCCGCAGGTTACCGACCGGCTGGTTGCGGCCGGGGTCGATCGCTGGGCTCGAGGCCAGGAGAAAGCCAGCGATCACGCTCCTACGTGGGTGACCCTGACCTAAAGGCTAAGTTAGCATTGTGCGGGACAGGATTTGGTTAACGGCAGTTAATGCGGGTAGGGCGAGGCCGCCGATTCCCTGCAGAGGACTGTTGCGTGAAGAATGAGGAGGACTGGCCCGAGCGGCGTCACCGGCATGACGTCGAAATCGGCGCCGAAGTCCATTATCCCGACGGGCACCAGCGCCAGGTGCTGATCTCAAACCTTTCGCTCGACGGCTGTCGTATCCACGGCTGGTTCCGCATCGGCGAGGTGCTGGAATTGACCATCCCCAAGATCGGCCGGGTGCGCGGACAGGTGCGCTGGGCGCTGGCGGGCAAGGCCGGCATCCGCTTCCTTCCGGCGACCGAAGCCAACGCGGACTAGAGCGCCTTTTCGTAGATCCGGTAGATCTTGCTGAGGTCCGATCCGCGCAGGTCGGCGATCGCCAGCATCCCGCCATTGTCCTCCAGTACCCAGCCGAACTCGCCGTGGCTGGCGCCGTAATTGCCGACCGAACTCAGGCGGCAATGTTCGATCATCATGAACGCCAATTGCCCTGCCAGGCGCCCGCCCTGGTGCTTCTTGGCGACGCCCATCAGCGGTACCCGCACCCGCTGTACCCTCGGCTTGCGCAGACGCCACAACAGCTTGGCCCAGCCGAACGGAAACAGCCTGCCGTCGAGATCGCGGGTCAGTTCGTTGATGTCGGGGAGGGTGATCATGAAACCGGCCGGCTCGCCGTCGACCTCGGCCACCACCACCAGATCCTCGAAAATGATCGGCTTCAGCTTCTTGCCGGCATAGGCGATCTCGGATTCGGTCAGGGGCACGAAGCCCCAATTGTCCGACCAGGCATCGTTGAGGAGGTTGA
Above is a window of Sphingomonas glaciei DNA encoding:
- a CDS encoding PilZ domain-containing protein; protein product: MSIAVQAASPLDAANRRYTSRRALRLGAVLSDSGIEVVIHDLSPTGLLIETTQALCSGETLFVDLPERGPTAASVVWSSGNFHGCAFELSIPAAVISAALLKSPVAAPPENADAGLDIGRLQTLTTELVAVDPIDERYSLRTRGLVLGGLLALSWGSIGWAISALL
- the serA gene encoding phosphoglycerate dehydrogenase, whose protein sequence is MTPRVLISDKMDPRAAAIFRERGIEVDEITGKTPDELAEIIGDYHGLAIRSSTKATAKLLDHAKNLKVIGRAGIGVDNVDIPAATQRGIVVMNTPFGNSITTAEHAIALMFALARQLPEADASTQAGKWEKNRFMGVELTAKTLGLIGAGNIGSIVASRALGLKMKVVAFDPFLSPERALELGIEKVELDQLLARADFITLHTPLTDQTRGILSSEALAKTKKGVRIINCARGGLIDEAALKDALDSGQVAGAALDVFETEPVTDSPLFGTPGFISTPHLGASTTEAQVNVAIQVAEQMSDFLLLGGVTNAINMPSLSAEEAPRLKPYMALAEKLGRLAGQVLGDQVRAVSIEVEGAAAALNQKPITGAVLAGLMGTYSQTVNMVNAPILAKERGLDVKEVRHEREGDYHTLVRVTASTPGGERCVAGTLFGNSAPRLVDIFGVAVEADLAGHMLYIVNNDAPGFIGKLGTALGQAWINIATFNLGRRAAGGEAVALVAVDDPVTPDVVAKLCALEGVREVVPLSF
- a CDS encoding M23 family metallopeptidase; the protein is MTHAIRTTGLLRSRDLFVHDGSKLRRIRLSATTQFAFFIAAALMLAWSAFAAAHFLGGDKAAVVSGDTAQLQQLAVATEQRARLIEQRQKVLATMLAGGDVDPSALPETSDASSLPAAIAAPLARAETRLAAEEAAAAERLEQRYRTATRELKKLGLSPKRLAVGGPFEPATKSDPTFRALFNSWKKLDSLQDGVIAVPSDKPVKTAEFTSSFGVRNDPFGRGAAMHAGIDLAGPHGTPIYATADGTVTDAGFNSGGYGNLVKLDHGRGIETRYGHLAAFSVRAGDRVKRGQLIGRMGSTGRSTGSHLHYEVRIDGRAVNPIPFMRSTDYLASIKSRNGHSMDQIALGGPGRSKR
- a CDS encoding alpha/beta hydrolase, translating into MMMGRTRIGLAMLSVTALIAGSGAWGRRGGTAPECGTLALRQCLLAGANRGNCLASVIQSLPDSCRKAMSERAAARAGGLPVGWREEAYGSDPRQKLDWARPANTIGKAPLLLFVHGGGWSIGDKRICAGQKGVHYLGQGWAFASTNYRLVPQARVEEQAADVAAAIAFLRRQPGIDPDRIVVMGHSAGAHLAALVATDPAYLKAAGVPMSAVRGVVLLDGAGYDVGEQMAEARNAVQSMYTQAFGTDPKRQAALSPARHAAAPNAAEWLILPVSSRRDSTAQSEKLAQLLRKGGSRAAVLAQAGKTHASLNRELGTDGDPSTAAVDAFLARLK
- a CDS encoding TonB-dependent receptor domain-containing protein is translated as MVYRCFSAASALAIAFGTIAAAPALAQTAPAASQPQPAPPARERGQTVTVTGSRPQVIDAPDRLSFNVANDLGAQTGSLADALRNVPGVEVDLEGRVSLRGDPGVTILVDGRPSGQLRGEGRGDALLAMPANNIERVEVITNPSAAMSPEGSGGVINLVTKKQRQAGTTGTVRANAGLEGRGSVSLNMARTRPGLTVSGDASYRRFTNEIVVTQDRERFVTGGASLLSRQEQFHDNVAQGGNGRFGVEYDLDKTNRLTGEISYRRNQLDSDRDERFIGNAVEPGFTRFSDQEMSQRILGLRSSWRKTLPGKEHSFSVDLQHDRGGMNRLLDGRITPATGAVLFERIENDIDRDETRLKADYKKPLGENRSLNLGYEFEGQNADFDFIGARGTALNALVPQANLTNAFDFSQDVHALYGTAQFNSGKWEFQPGLRLEQVGLDLFQRTDNARYEQDYFRVYPTLHVGRALSERTKLRASYSRRIQRPGPFELNPYIFYADARNIQRGNPNLKPEVTDAFETSLQYRKDATFLSLTGFYRRSRDMFTEILQTLPDGVLLTTRVNLGRGSRMGADAIINGRLSKTLNYQLSGTVQRMELDPRGIAGTSGKVSGVVASVRGSVNWQPSPKDFLQISGNYSGKQLIPQGYRLGGGIVNVGYRRKINDQLSLLVTGQNILDSARQEIVIRTPSFRDRLKFKVRGRAVLLGLAYNFGQGNGRKRQDDRFDFDPSAGSVGQ
- a CDS encoding HesB/IscA family protein; its protein translation is MGLVTNLILTESAARRVALIADKQARPPVLRLAVDGGGCAGFTYRFALGEPEEGDTVAETAGVRLVVDPVSLDLLDGSEIDYVEDLGGSAFKVRNPNAASGCGCGSSFGI
- a CDS encoding PilZ domain-containing protein; protein product: MKNEEDWPERRHRHDVEIGAEVHYPDGHQRQVLISNLSLDGCRIHGWFRIGEVLELTIPKIGRVRGQVRWALAGKAGIRFLPATEANAD
- a CDS encoding adenylosuccinate synthase; translated protein: MGNVTVIGAQWGDEGKGKIVDWLASRADCVVRFQGGHNAGHTLVVGENVYKLSLLPSGIVTGTLSIIGNGVVLDPWWLREEVEKLRGQGIRIEPDVLRIAETCPLILPIHRDLDALREDASGAGKIGTTRRGIGPAYEDKVGRRAIRVCDLAHLDELDPLLDRVSAHHDALRAGFGHPPVDRERLKRDLSEIADFVLQFARPVWLDLDEAKQRGRRILFEGAQGVLLDVDHGTYPFVTSSNTVAGTTGSGSGMGPGAAGFVLGIVKAYTTRVGSGPFPTELSDEIGQRLGERGREFGTVTGRQRRCGWFDAVLVRQSAAVSGITGIALTKIDVLDGLDTVKICVGYEIGGKRFDYLPPHAADQARVKPIYEEMPGWSDSTVGARSWADLPAQAIKYIRRVEELIRCPVALVSTSPDRDDTILVRDPFTG
- the xth gene encoding exodeoxyribonuclease III codes for the protein MKIATFNINGIRARLPRLLEWLEREQPDVACLQELKCADESLPVLDIEGAGYRAVWHGQKGFNGVAILVRGESPNLRRVGLPGDPDDTHSRYIEAEVNGIVIASIYLPNGNPVGTEKFPYKLRWMERLREHAAGLLAEERPVILAGDWNVVTEDRDVFSPAAMKHDALMQPETRAAWRRILNQGWTDALRALHPKEERLYTFWDYTAGCWQRDAGFRIDHLLLSPQVTDRLVAAGVDRWARGQEKASDHAPTWVTLT
- a CDS encoding phosphoserine transaminase encodes the protein MTNPTPDVRPERPYFSSGPCAKPPGWTASALATDSLGRSHRSKIGKARLKRCIDLMRANLRLPDTHRIGIVPGSDTGAYEMAMWTMLGQRPVTALAWESFGEGWVTDAVKQLKIDPTVIRADYGALPDLAQVDWSSDVLFTWNGTTSGVRVPNGEWIAADREGLSFADATSAVFAYDIPWDKIDVATFSWQKVLGGEGAHGVLILGPRAVERLESYVPAWPLPKVFRLTSKGKLIEGVFSGETINTPSMLAVEDAIAALEWVESVGGLDGAIARCDANAAALNRIVEARDWLGHLAADPTSRSKTSVCLTVEGADEARIKKMAALLEEQGAAFDIAGYRDAPPGLRIWCGATVDSADIEALGPWLDWAYEETRA